From a single Actinomycetota bacterium genomic region:
- a CDS encoding aminodeoxychorismate/anthranilate synthase component II, which produces MKKNIDVLVIDNYDSFTYNLVQYLGCLKQNIKVIRNDKVTISQIEQLKPSRILISPGPGRPKDGGISKQVIEEFYQKVPILGVCLGHQCIGEVFGAKVINSSQVVHGKTSLIYHDGLTVYSRVRNPFRAARYHSLIVDISTITPPLTISAQTEEGIVMGIRHCQYPLEGIQFHPESFLTRQGMKILKNFLKL; this is translated from the coding sequence TTGAAAAAGAACATAGATGTGCTGGTTATAGATAATTATGATTCATTTACTTATAACCTGGTGCAGTACCTTGGATGCTTAAAGCAGAACATAAAGGTGATTAGAAATGACAAGGTTACTATTAGCCAGATAGAACAATTAAAACCTTCCAGGATCCTAATATCCCCCGGCCCTGGCAGGCCTAAAGATGGTGGAATATCCAAACAGGTTATAGAAGAATTTTACCAAAAGGTTCCCATACTGGGAGTTTGTCTGGGCCATCAGTGCATAGGTGAAGTATTTGGGGCTAAGGTCATTAACTCCAGCCAGGTAGTGCATGGGAAAACCAGCCTAATATATCACGATGGTTTAACCGTTTATAGTAGGGTACGCAATCCTTTCCGGGCAGCCAGGTACCACTCCCTGATAGTAGATATCTCTACCATCACCCCTCCCTTGACTATTTCTGCCCAAACCGAAGAGGGAATAGTCATGGGAATAAGACACTGCCAATATCCTTTAGAGGGAATACAATTTCATCCTGAATCATTTTTAACCAGGCAGGGAATGAAAATCTTAAAGAACTTCCTTAAACTATGA